The Helicoverpa armigera isolate CAAS_96S chromosome 23, ASM3070526v1, whole genome shotgun sequence genomic sequence TGTACTCTATATTTGAAGTATAAAAACTACAtgacagatttaaaaaaatcattcaccattagaaagctacattatctgcgagtaaaaTAGGCATATATATTTTTCCCCACTATGGGCAGCAGCTCCCACAGAACGTGgctgaaaccgcggtaaaacgaCTAGTAGGTATCATGTAAACTgggtttataatatttttatgctgtTCAATGTAAAACAGCTAAACCCTTGGGATGACAGCTTGGTGGATAATCAAGATTGGTTTGGGATGAAGATGGAAAGATTACAGAACCCTAGAGACAATAATTATTCAGTATGCTAAAATAGCATTAACATCAAATGAATGAAATGCTCCaattattgtagtttttttttttcattgtagtTGTTTTCATAATGTTTAGTAATCAAAAGATGTGTAGATTCAGAGAATCACATTGTTGTCTTGAAGAAGTGTTAGTAAACAAAAACTTGGGTTGTAtattgctttgttttatttattgataaaattgtaCTCACATTGTAGGCCATCCACAAGAAGTCCACAAGAGCAGCAAAAGTAGCATCCAactgtaaattaatatgaaaatgattAACATGGTTCTTCAATGAGTAATTATGTACAAGTAAATGttttttgattgatttgttAGTCTTCTTACTCCTGAGTAAAGTCGACTATGTATATTAtctcttatttaattttgtcataaaatattataattttttaaaatactctTACAATAAATTGGAATTACAACACTGTGTTTTACGTCTTTTCTACTTTTTCACAGCTGAAATGCACTAGGCTAGCGATTAGCTTAtcttttttaacataaattaactCAAACAGTAAATTAATGTGGGAacatgtacttacataaatatagtATCCTCCCAGGAGCCAGAGTCCAAACAGCAGTTGGAAGACGATGATCAGCCCCATAGTTAGCAGCCATGGCAGAATGAAGCCTCGCATGTAGATGTTTACACCAACTATCTGGAATTTTATAGTAAGAATGTGTTaataaaacagtgttaaaatattatataaactgAAAGACGTAAGAGTACAATGTTATATGTTATAATCTATAATTTTTGGTTAAGTACAATCTTTTGCCAGCGATTTCACCCTTATCTCAATGGAACTAATCTGCATaccctgataaaaagtagcatagaGCCTTCCTCAATTAATAATAAGTGATTTGAATCTGtacagtagtttctgagattcaAACAAATTTTCTAGCTTAATACTAttagtaagtaagtacatattttactaGGATCTCTTAACTTACCATGAGCACGGAGAACACAATAAGCAGTGTCAGTATTATGATGAATATTGCCCCAAATACTTGCAGAGCTGAAACATAATATTGCAAGTTATAGTAATATTATCATATCAGCCTATCAAAACTAGCCTTCCATTAAGTATgttttcattaacattataaaaatttattacaatttgtgTATAACATTCCATCTTCATCTTGACATAGCAAGAGTGAGCATCATACCTTTTTAGTATTATTCAAAAAAGTTCAATAGTCAACATTAAACATGAAAAACGATTATTGGTCTTCTTTAGACAGTGTTTAATAACAGAACTGAGACAGCATTAAGAGCGTAGACTGAAGTTACCAGATACAAAGTTTACTGTTTAGCAAAAGTACTGAACTGCAGACAATAGTTATGGCAATCTAGACTTTTCACTTACATCCTCTAACATCAGCTTCAAACAGTGGGTTCCAAAGTTGCGTAGAGTCACCGCCATCCATTTGATACGCGACAAACGTAATCAAGACCAAACTCATAGCAATTGTGTACACGGCTACTGCCCGGCTTCCAATCTTCGTATCGGACGACCAGATGCATGGTGACCAACAGGATTCCAATACAGGAGCCATTTTCGCACTTTGTTTACTCACAAAGTCCTATTTTGTTTGGAATCAACACGTAAATATCGAAAGTTTCACAGTAGGAGCCACGCCTAACTTGTAACAGTAATCGTTGAAGTTAGTTTTGTTAACTGAAAACTTTATAGTTACTGGATGTTTTAGAGCAATTGAAGTTCTAAACTGATGAACTTCTCGGTTTATCATAGATTTTGTTACAAATTTGAGTGAAAAACAATAGTTTCAACAATAAATCACGCCCCAAACAAATTCCATTCACCGTTGTCGACTCTCGAGAATTTCAAATCAGAAAGTGTTTGTTGTGTTCTATCTCATTCTAAATAACCATTTAAAACGAAAAGGAAACTAATCGATGCTCTAAATATAGTATTTTCTGTGTTGGCAATGGAACGCGCTGGCTTTCACAGCGTTTTGACGTCTGTCTACCACAGATATGCTATTATTGCGTTTTGTTTCAACGTCTAATATTTTTGGATCCTGCCGAATAAAaacactataaaataattacaataattttatagtGGAAGAGCTGTCAAGGACatcaatatatataataaataaataaataaatattaatttgaaccgCAAAACCTAGACTTATGCCGCAAATTGCTGCAGGAAAGCTCAGCAATGAGAACACAAaagtgaaatgtaaataaataaatcaccaaGAACAAGGTGATTACAAGAATAACGACATAGTGCTCCACCTGTCATTCCTGTCAtctgcaattaattttgcataaaaagtttttcaatttcatccagttattcatatttatatccacggatctctaaaaatattcaacagcTGCGCCACGATGCAcggcgcagcgcggcggcgcCTCCGGTGGCGTCCTGATGCGTCACCAGTGACACCAGGTGTCAAAAATGACTTTCAGTTTTtctgtgttttattaatttacgttTGTTTCTAATTTAATAGAGTaagtttactgtttttttacatGTTATATAGTGACGCATGTAGTGATGGTGGAAGTCAGCCTGCCACATCGCTGGAAGGATCAGTGAGATGCCCCCACTGCTCACAAGCACGTTTTTTTAAAGGTGAACGGGGTTTGAAGGTGCACTGCGGCAAGGTTCATAAACCTCACGGTGTGCCTTCGGCCCCCATATCCTTACCTAGTACCCCATCTAATCCTGATCCCACCCCCATTTGGCAACAGCtatgtaaattgaaaaattccaTACCCGTCTTAAAAAGAGTTCCTCGAGGCGCGAGACCATCCGTGGCAGCGTGTTTGGCACGATGCGTCTCTCTCGTCGTCCGAGAGAACTCTGAACGTGCTTGGGAGCGGTTACTTACCTTTCCTATAAGATACTACATGTCCAAAAAAATTTGGCCTCCAAAAAAACCCTAACAGCCCAAGTTAAAGAGAACTGTAATAGTCCTTCTACTTCTTTTGACCCAAAATTTACAGCACAGTTTTCCCACAAAGGACTCTTGCATCATGTAGAGTCAAAATTAGGGAAGGTGACATAAGGGGTGCCGCTAGAATTCTTTTCAGTAGTGATGTGGTTGCGCCGTGCTCCCCAGAGACTGTTGCAGCTCTGGAGAGTAAACACCCGGCAGCATCGGATGACCTCTCCTTCCCCGACCCTCCTGCCCCAGACTCAGATAATCTATCAATTACAGCCAACCAATTGTGCGCTGCTGTCGGCTCCTTCCGGAGCGGCTCTGCCGGTGGCCTCGACGGCTTGACGCCGCAGCACCTTAAGGATCTGACGTGCTCAAGCGCCGGGGAAGCTGGTGAGTCGCTTTTGAAGGAGCTGACAGCCCTTATTAACCTAATGCTCTCCGGCAATGTGAACGGAGCCGTCATCGACGTTTTGTATGGCGCCAATTTATGTGCCCTGCGTAAAAAAGATGGCGGCATCCGTCCCATTGCCGTGGGATGCACATATCGCCGTATCGCAGCCAAGTTTGGCTGTGCCTACTACAAAGACACCCTGGCCGCCAAATTTCAGCCCTTACAACTAGGTTTTGGCTCGAAGGGGGGTTGTGAGGCTGCGGTACACGCCCTTTCCACGTATGTAAATAGCGGAAAGGCGAGGTCATCCTTAAGGTTGACATTAGGAACGCCTTTAACTCCGTAAATAGAGATACCTTGTTGACGGAAGTTAAAATGAAattccaaaattatataaatttcttTGGCAGTGTTATAGACATTCAACTAAATTACTCTATAAAGACAAAGTTCTAGATTCGGCCGTCGGatgtcaacaaggtgatcctCTGGGGCCTGCCATTTTCAGCTTGGCTATTAACCCTATTATTCGACAgctaaattctaaatttaatgtGTGGTACCTCGATGATGGGATCCTAGGAGGCGACGCAGATACTGTAGCTGACGACTTtagattttaatacaaaaattcgACTCCATTGGCTTACaactaaatttatcaaaatgtgaaatctTCATCCCTGATAACAACCAACAAGTCTTTTCGAAATTCCAATCCATAGCTCCAAATTTGACAGTACTAGAAAAAAGTTCCCTTCGCCTCCTGGGATCACCTATTCTCGATGAGTCCTTCACCAGTTATATTAacgagaaaattcaaaattttaatgatgtttcagaGAGATTATACAAAATCAGTAAACATTCGGCCTTCACTTTGATtcggtactgttgttttggaccaaaatttacttatattcttcGCTCCTCACATATATGGAAGCACCCACAAGTTTTGGACAAAGTTGACCAAATTATCAGAAGCACCCTCACCTCCATCctcaatgtggccttggacgatcgAGCCTGGCAGCAAGCTGCACTCCCAATACGCATGGGAGGtcttggcgtccgcaaaatttcaagtgttagtttaccggcattcctctcctcggttcacagtactgatacattaaccagaaagatattgtcgtcttctgcactggttgatgttgaagtaccgtgtttgaccgatgcgctggttgcctggaaaatggctactcccaatacggatttgcccggcaaccgctgctctcagagacaatgggacgggccgctctgtagcactatacggaataatctattaaatacgtgtaatagtgctgctgagcgtgcccgtttgttggctgtgggagagtgggagtcgggcctctggttacaggcgatcccgtcatctagcataggcactatgctggatgacacaacgttccgcatcgctacatgcttacggttaggcgccctgtgttgctccgcatcgctgccattgcggtgaagccgtcgacagcctcgggcaccatggtctgtcgtgctgcagaagtgctggtcgtattgcacggcatgccagcattaacgacattatccgtcgtgctctttccaccgccggcgtgccagccgtgttagagcctaatggactggtacgtgacgatggaaagaggcctgatggtatgacgttgttgccatggaagttgggtaggcccttggtgtgggatgcaacgtgcgtagacaccctggcgccatcgcatcttccctgcacggcaggtcatgctggtgcggctgctgcttctgcagagaccaccaagcggcgcaagtatagtaaccttattgggaact encodes the following:
- the LOC110373725 gene encoding uncharacterized protein LOC110373725, which codes for MAPVLESCWSPCIWSSDTKIGSRAVAVYTIAMSLVLITFVAYQMDGGDSTQLWNPLFEADVRGSLQVFGAIFIIILTLLIVFSVLMIVGVNIYMRGFILPWLLTMGLIIVFQLLFGLWLLGGYYIYLDATFAALVDFLWMAYNLYCWLCVFSQYQLILEMQSPNIEILVEY